Below is a genomic region from Corvus hawaiiensis isolate bCorHaw1 chromosome 24, bCorHaw1.pri.cur, whole genome shotgun sequence.
CCTCTGCAATGAGGAAAACAGGAGGAGAACCCCATTTCCAACCCCAGCGAGCAGCAGTGCCCTCCCCACCACCCACCCAGGAGCCGTATGGGGCAGCTGGACGGGACTGAGCTCCTGGGATGGCTGGGAaccatcccagccccatccagagGCTCCTTCCCTGCGCTCAGAGCACGCGGCCCTgaaagggagaaggagcaggCAAAGGAGGGGCTTGGCAGAGCCACGCCGGGGTCAGTTGACAGCAGCAGCGAGAGCCTGAGTCACCGGGACTGTTTTTAGCCCCGGCATCTCAGCAACGTGGAGCGGGACGTTGTTAACAGGCGCTGGGTCAGAGGCCAAATGTTTTCCCTGCCCCGAGTTAAACACCGCGCCTGGAAAAGGCCGAGGGATCCGGCACGGGAAAAACATTACCGGGGCTCGCCCAAAACACCCAGGTAAGCCTGGCCCGCCCAGAAGGGGTCAGGGAATCGGTGGAGGGAGAAGCATCGGTCCCCGGTGCCACGCAGGGCTGCGTGTCCTTTGTCACGGCGTCGCTGAGTAAATGGGGTGCAGAAAAAGCCCCCTGGTTCTGGGGGTGCCAAGGCACGGCCAGGAGAACCATTATGGGGTTAATGATACACACACAGCCTTGCTCCGGTGTCTCTCCACCCCAAAAGTTCTCTcttccaccccaaaaaacccacccagctGAGGGATGGCTACAGATCACGCTCACAGCTGGAGGTTGGCAACTCCAGGCCAGAGTTTGGGTGCAGGGAGAGGCACGGAgacccccgggaccccaaaaCAGAGGGGCTGGACCCTCTAaagctgagcaggagctgcagaggccTGATTGAAACATCACTGTCCGACTGACCGCGCTGGGAATTCACAGCTCCTGCCCCCTGCGCGgcctcccccccctcccccggcggcagcaattaaaaataaaagtgcgAACGGGCAGGAGGATGGGCTGAGCCGCCAGCCCGGGCGCGGTGATTAATCAGCGCCCTATCGCGGGGACACAGGAGGGGACCGCGGTGACCTTGGAGGGGACGGGCAGGCTCCAGGTCCTGCTCCACATCCCGCTCGCTCCCTTCGGGAAAGGAGAGAGCCGGGAGCGCAGCCCCGAAGGAAAAGCCCGGCTCGGGGTCACTTGCGGGAGGCTTGGGTGTCGGCTTTTTTAAATAACCGCGTACACCAGCACCCAGGGGAACCGGCGGGACAGCACATCCcggcccccagctgggatccacGGAGCTGCGACAGCACCGCCACACACTCCAATGTGCTAGAAACCATCCCAAAAAGTGGGGATGCTCGGCAAAACCAGCGCAGGAGCTCCGCGCGCCCCAAGCTCGCGGTGCCAcctgccaccagcaccaggTGCAAGGTGACAGCGGCCACCCCGTGCCCCCCTGCCAGTGCCAGAGGCACTCCCAGCGCCgcctccatccctcctccctccctccctgcgaGCTCCATGCTGCTGGAAGGAGGTAATATTTATAAATACGCCGCGTCCAGCCCCCAGCGCCCGGCCCGGAGGCTCGGTGGAGGCAGAGCCCGTGCAACCATCCCAGGGCCGGCAGCCCCAGGAATAAAGAAAGTGGGGACAGCCCATGGGCTCCCAAAGCAGCCCAGCGCTCGCCATCTCCCCCCCCGGCAGCACCTCTCGTGCCCGGCCAGCGCCGCTTACCCGCTCGGGAGAGATTTGTGCCGTCCCCTCCTTTCTGCCAGGCTCAGCCCGGCACTTTCCTGCTCCGTGAAGGTCAAACTGCTCTCTCGGGAGCCCCCGCTGCCAACCCAGCCCCGGGCCTGGCACGGTGCCGGCGCCACCGGGGCTGGTCCTGGCCACGGGCGCTGCCGCCTCTCCCGGGCACGTTGCGCCGGTTGGACCCGTGGAGGAGCCCAGAGGTTTTTCCCACCAGGCTGGGATTTCTCCTTCGCTTGGCCCAGGACCCGAAATACTCAGCCAGACCCGCTGGCACCTACTCCCTCCTCCCCTAGGAGCAGGAAAACGCTCCCCGTGTGTGCCAAGGTGGCTGCAGccccctcctcatctcctccaaaaaatccccaccccGTGTGGCTCCCCCAAAATCCCGAGGACTCCGCCTGGGCAGGAGCCAGCGCTGCTGCCCTCGCTTGTCCCCGAGGCTCCAAGAACTCCCCTGGCCGTCCCCACACTGCTGGGAGTTTCAGGTTTATCCGGAATTTGCACCCATTTAAGCAAAGGAGGGGACAGAGGCTCAGCGCGGGGCGTGGGGAGTTTGTTTGGAGCTGAACGCACTCGGAGGAAAGGTGACAAAACCCCGGGGGCGATTCATTAGAAGAGGCTTTAAAGATAAGGTGGCACAACCTGTGGGCACCGGAGATGTGGCACCGGGACACCCTGAGCCCTTCCCAGGTGATCGCACGCAACGCCCGCTGCAAATCATCCCACGGTGCCCATCCCAAAGCTCCTGCTCCGGCTCTGCAGGATTGAcctccccaaaacaccccccaaaacctcccctgggTCTCCAGAGATGGAGCATCCCCCATTCCCGGTTTTCTCAGCCTTCCTGGAAGGCgaggagcaggagccagggCCTCCCGGATTCCTGGGCTGACCATGTCAGGGGACCCCGTGCAGGCAAATCCGCTCGGAAAACCGGCTCCAACCAAAAGCCAGGTGCCAGGAGGAGGGACACGAACTCGGAATGGATTAGGGAAGAGCCATCGGGGCTTTTACTGGGCATGCCAgcgagaggaaaaaaatccctgagcACACAATCCCTGTGTGGTCAGGAAGAGATCACCCCCTCTTCCACCCTTCCAAGTGTCACAGCGCCGGTGACAACGACCACGGCTCGTCCTGGGAATCACCGGTGTGATCCCGGCTGCATCCACACCGGGATCACGCAGTTTGGCAAAGCTCATGGAGGTGGTGGCACCACGGGAAGGCCACCGCAGGGCGGTGACAGCACACCTGGCACCTCCGAGCACTCTCTGCTCTTTTATGGGGGAGTCAAACACCCAGCGCTGGCTCCTTGGGATCCTCCTGGGATCCCTGGGAACCTCCCAGAGCAAACAGGGGGTCTGGGAAGTTGTCACGGAACAGCCACCACCAGCACGGTTGCCACGATGCTGCCACAGGGACGTGTGGTGGCACTGCCAGGCCGCAGCCCCACGCCCAGGATGCCGCTGCTTCCCCCTGTCCACTTCCTCTTTGTCCGGGATACGGGATAACCCCACACAGGGCAGTTACAAAAGAAGCTCCCTTGGGGCGAGTCCAGCTTGAGGTGCCCTctaaaaccaccccaaaaactccagctgtccccaggggtggagcacagaggggacagggatgtggcagCTCCGTCCCTCCTGTCTGCATCccaggaaaggagggagaaacaGCAATCCAGGGATGAGATCCCATCACATCAGACCCCCAGctccccactgtgacacaggaGGATCCATGGCGAGCCAGAGGATGTTTTCACCCTCAGCACGGTGGATGTTTTTGAGGGGAACACCCCCAGCATGgcctccccagccccatttcccTGTTTGTTGTGCTGCTCGGGCCACTCCACCCTCGGCCCTGGGAATGTGCCCCCTGCTCCGATGATCCATCACATTATCCCAAGGGGCTCTTCCCGTTCCCCACAGCACTTCCAGGCAAACAGGGAACcgtgggcagggcagggcagggcagggcagggcagggcaggggggaccAGGAACACACACGTGCCGCGAACTGGGAGCCATGGAGCgtggaaaaagcaataaaaggcCTGGCTGGAATCACAGCTCCATCCCAAACACCCGGATGCTGGATGGCCCCGCTGCAGCCAGCTCCACCCCGGCGCAGTTTCCGACTGATAAGGGCGGGCAGGCCAGGCCGGCATCCCTCGGAAAACACGCAGGGCCAGCATCCCTCGGGAAGCAAACCCAGAATCCCTCAGGAAGCGaacccagcatccctgggaaaACACCGGGCTCCCCTCCACGGGTCACCACATGCTGGCCTGACCCACGGCCACCATCCCCACCCAAATCTGGGTGTGTTCCCAACTCCGGCCACCCcgatccccaaattcccaccgcTCCCCAGCACGGTTTTCCGCGCTGGatccttccagcagcaggtgaGCGAGCTCAGGCTGGGAGAAaccagccccactcccagctcCGGCCGGAGCAGCCGTGCATGAAGCCAAGCAAACAtggcagggaagtacagaggaAGGGGggggtggaaagaaaaaataaccccCCCAATCCGTCCCTTCGCTGCCTGCCGGACTCTGTTATATAAAAAACACCAACTCCCCCCGTGCCCCAAGGGCCGGGAACGCGCAGGAGCGCCGGGATTCCTGGAAGCGGGCCCTGCTTTCCCCCGGACTTGCACCggcttatttatttatcttagAGGAGCACAATAACCACCAGATTCTCTTcgtgtttctatttttttttttttttttcgtttttttggtttttttttttttaaggaaatttcCCCCATCATCTGACTCCCCGAAGCTCTGGGGGCTACGTAATCCTTTCCTGCCTCGCAATTAATTCATGAATATAATTAATCGGCCTCTGGAGGCTTGGGGCAGCCCCCTCTATGCCTCCCTAAATTCCCCGGGAGGGAGGGGACACACTGTGTGTCCTCTTGGTGACCCCCCAAAAGCCCTGTGACACGAGGTAGCCCAACTTTTCCCATCCTTTCAGACCCCAAAAGGGGTCCCACTTTGTGTTCCCCAAACCGGGGGGTGCCCGGGACCCCCCGAGCGCACCCCGGCTGTCCTGCAGCatccgtgcctcagtttccccacgcGCGGAGCACCGGGTTCGGGGGGGTTCCCGATGGGAAAGGCGACCAGGGCAGGTCCCCTTGGGCTGCCGGGGGTCTCGCAGCCCCCAGGACCGCCGGGTTTTGGGAGGGGGCACCGGGATGAGCTGCCggagacccccaaaacccccgcagtgccaggagcagccgGGCTGGAGCTTCCCGGGGGCCGCTGCCGGGGGCGAGGAGAGGCACGGGgagcggggggtggggggttatTATTTACAGCAAAATAAGGGGGAAAAGAGCAACTACGAGTTCAAAGCGGCCCGGGATGGCGCAGGAGGGGGGGAGAGCACCCCAACACCCCCATACCACCCCCACAAGGTGGGCTCCGAGCTGCACGGCTGCtgagcccccccctccccggggacccccgggacccctTGCCCCTGCACTCACCCGTGGGGAGCGGCGAAGGAAACGAAGTGGTTCGGCTCCGCTCGGCTGCGCTCGGGTCTGCTCGGCCTCGCTCGGCTGCTCTCGGCCCGGCTCGGTTCGGCTCCTCGGCTCCGTTCAGTTCAGTTCGGCCCCGCTCGCGCCGGTTCGGCTGCGCTCGGTTGGGCTCCTCGGCTCAGTTCGGCTCCACTCGGCTCTGCTCGCCCCGGCTCAGTTCGTCttctcggctcggttcggcggCGCTCGGGCCGGTTCGGCGGCGCTAGGCGCGGTTCGGTCGGGctgctcggctcggctcggcgcAGTCCGGCCCGGTTCggcccggctcggcccggcTCGGCCCCGTGCCgagggagggcagcagcagcgcccgcccggcccggcgcggcccgTTCCGCTGCCCTCGCTCCGCTCCGCCGGCCCCGGGCACGCCGGGAGCTGCAGTCCGCGCCTGCCGGGACTTGTAGTCCCCGCCCGGGCCACCGCGGGAGTTTGGGCTTGGTGCTTTCCTTCCTTGAAATGAGGGGGGTTCCTCcccaaaaatgctttttcttctccccgAAAGTGCGGGTTTCCACCCCAAAAACGGGTCAGGAGaggagggatggggtgggaggtGAAGGCAGCGCTGTGATCGGGTTGTGCAGTCCCGTGAACCAGGATCCTGCATCCCTTTTCATCAGGAACACACGGGGACCATGGAGCTCCTTGCACCAGGATCCCGCATCCCTTCGGGCCGGGGTCGTGCATCCCTTGCACCAGGAACACACGGGGATCACGCAGCTCCTCGCTCCAGGGTTTTCCCGCTCCTTGCACCAGGATTGTGCAGCTGGTTGTGGCCGTGGAGCGCGAGCAGTGACCTGCAAGGAGCTGCTCGAGGCACGGGGGGCTTTGCCCCCTCCCTATGGGACCCTCGGGGTCCGGGGGgtgccagggaagctgtgccaggagattTGGGATGAGATGAATGGGGAACAGgcggctgcagcaggagggggcgGTGGGGACCCTGGCCAGCTGCAGACAGGGCACTCCATGGCACCTCGAGTCCCCAGGTGaccctgccacctcctgcctgTGGCCACAGGATGGGGTTTTGGTGGCCAGGATCATCCCGCTGGCAGATTTGGCTGGAAACAGCAGGTTTTTGGGGTGGTCACGTGCCACGGGCAATGTCCTGCATCTCCTGAGCATTACCTCCACTGAACAGCCTCTGGTCATCCCTGGGCACCCTGCACTGTCCCAATCCATCTGACaccacatccagcagctcctcttggGAGCATCCACACATCCCAAGCCTCGGGCACCTCAAATCCCTCCTCCCCGCCCTCCTTGGAGGCTGCAGCCATGAGTTTTAGCCCTGGAGAACAAACCCAGGGTGTTTTCCTCAGCTGGAGCGTCTTTGCACGACACTTTAATCCCCGATTTCATCCCTGATTTATTTGCAAACACACATGGGCAAGTCccccttggaaaaaaaaaccccaaggacCCTGGAGCTGTTCAGCAGCTCCTCGTTCCACACATCCAGCTCCAAACTGGTTCCCGAAGCCTCCAgccagggctcagccctggAATCCTCAACCTGAGCGCAGCCTGAAATTCTCCCACTCATCCTGGTTTCCCAGCAAGCTCCAGCAGGGATCTGGctcccattaaaaataaaaataaaagccccCAAATTTGTCATTGCCGCAATCCAGAAGCTCAGCCAGTGCCTGGAAGCCTCGAGCGCGAGTTGGGTTCCCAGTCCTTTATCCACAACTCATCAGCACGCCCGGATCCCAGGAGGAGAAGGTGTTCCAAGGGATAAAATCCCCCGTGGATGATGCTCAGCGCCCCTAAGCTGCCATGGCAAAGCCCACTCTGTTGTTGGCCGTGTCGAAGATGGAATAATACTGCCGGAGGAAGAGATTCCCGAGGATCCAGAGGGGCTGGCCGCTGGCAGAGGACACGTAGGTGCTCTCCACCCCCACGGTGCAAATGCTGTcattctggggggaaaaagagcCAATTCCAGCACAGTTCCCGAGCCAATTCGCTCCCCACGgccacaggcaggcagaggaaTCTCCGTGAAATGCGGTGTTGGGAAGAAACTCTGATTTTCTCCTGGGCAGAACTGGAAATTCCCACTGGGATGAGGAAATCCCACCTACCTGTAGGACGTAGGCAGCGGGAGGCAGCGGTAACCAGGCTCCACCGATGGCAAAGTAGAGGGTGGGCATTTCTGGGACAGAGCTGCAGTCAACCAGGAActgcaggagaggcagaaagGGGTCAGGACACCCAGGACTGGCACTGGCCATTGTCCAGTGGTCACCACAGCCACGCTCCCGAAGGGtcagcacagctctgacagTGCCAGACCCGCATTTACCGAATTATTCCATTTTTAccccacagcagaggtgctccaggtgggatATTTTGCTCCTTTGGGGATTCTGGGACACTTCACAGCTCAGCACCATCCCCATCCTGCCCACCTACCCCGTAATCGCTCTGCTCTGCgcccagagcctgcagcagggctggcaggaacTGCCCTGGGATGGTCAGCAGGAACGTCCCAGTGTCCACAATCCCGTGACAGCCTCGGCTGCACCAACCAGTGACCGACAGCCCGATGGAGAacctggggaagcagcaggaaaagggttGGGAGAAgtttcccaccccaaacccgCTGCGAGCCGTGGCGCAGCTCTTACCCCTCAATGCCGATCTTCCAGTACAATTCCTGGACCACGGGAGCCCATAAAACCTCCCCGGAGAACAGCTGGAGGTCAACCCCTCCCAGGATGACTTCCCCACCGTAATTATATGTCGGGTTGCTGGAAAGACACAAAATCAGCCCCTAAATCAGACCAAAATCTGAATTTGTGCTCTGTAGAAAGCGGTGGAGCACAGAGGGGTGTGGGGAGAAGGTGtggatggaaggaaggatggaTCCAGGCCATGCCTGTGgaaaaaggagctgctgcctgaggGTCTCACTGGGAGAAGTAGAAGCTGAAGAGGGGTTTGCTGAGCtggtcctgctgcagcaagTTCTGCAGGAAGGTGGGGAAGCCGCTGATGGCAACACCGGGGTAAGCCATGCCCAAAATCCCGTCAAAGCCCAGGTAGTAGAAGGGTCTGCTGGGCTCGTCCAGGCTCAGGCCGAACTCCTGGTTCCTGAGGATGATGTTCTGGAtctggagggagagggaagatgcTGGGAGATGTCGGGGTTTGGTCGCAAGATTAAATCTGCACTGGGAGAGGCTGAGCTCTTCCCCGTCACCCATGGGGTCGGGAGCAGCCTGACTCCCAGTTTTGTCCCCTCACCCTTTTTATTCCAGCAAAATACCCACAAACCCCGTTTTGCCTCTTAAATCGgtttaaaatcccattttcagtGCGTGCAAGTCTCGCACAGAACATTCCTTATCACCCCGGAAGGACAAAGCTCAGATGTACACAAAGCAAATCCTTGCGGCCAAAGATATCCCTCCCTTATCCCAGATCGGGGCTGGAAAGCCCAGAGGACTGGGAATGAGTTTGTTTGCAGATCCCAGTGTCGGAGTGAATTCATGCTGACACACCTTAAACTAATCAGGAACCAATCCCCAGAATAAAAAGGTACTTTTAAGGTACTCCCTGAGTTTTAAACTGAGCTTTTAACCCAACTGCACTGGTTTTTCCCTGAAGTGTCCGTGCACCAGCCCCTCAGGGGTCACTTACTGTCACAGTGTCACACCCCAGCACCACGGCCACGTCCCCAAACCCGTAGCTCAGGGTGTAGCTCACATCAGTGCCCAGGAAGGTGGAGGACAGGCTGTGGTTGAACCTGGCGTGGtcccctgcagggacagaaggtGACAGCCCCCAGGTGACAGCCCTGTCCCCGCAGAGACAGGCTTCACAGGGGAAGGGCCATAAAACCGCTTTGGTGGCCCCAAACCCCCTCGGGTGGCGCTGGTTTCTCTGTCACAGCTCCCACGGGGGTCCCCCCAGGGGTGCTCACCGCAGGCTGGGCTCTGGCAGTAGGTGGAGGGCACCCACAGGTTGGCAGAGCCGGTGTCAAAGATCACCAAGAAATTCTGGGGAGGGGTCCCGATGCCGATCTCCCCGAAGTAGAAGGTCTGTGAACAAGAACCTGGGTGGGTTTCTGTTCCTGCCTTTTTGAAGGAGGTTTCTGAACCCCAAACTGCTGCTCGTGGTCCTGGAGGGCACCAGAGCACAGGGAGGGACAATGATTTGCCCTGGACACGGAGCAGGAATGGTGGATCTGCCCTGGAACCATGAGCTCTGCTTTTTCGGAGAAGGGATTTCCCTGTCCCAACTCCAGTCGATgcctcctgccctcccagcaccACCCAGCCCTCAGGGCCAGCCTAAACGCCCAAAAAAACCTTTCCCAAGGCCCTGAACTGGGGAGTGGGAGGGAGCTGAGcccccacagcagccagcaaaGCCAAGAAGGGCTCCCCAAAAAGCCGAGGCGGCTCAGAGGGGAAGGCAAAGCTTCAGCACTCACATCCAGGTGGTTCAGCAGAGGTTCGTAAGCCACGGCCCCTCTGAGCTGGTATTTCCTCCCCGGGTCCCCTCGCAGGTTGTTCAGGAACCCCTCGGGCAGCCCCTTCTCTCTCATCACCTCCTGCACGGACCTGCCCCTCCTCAGGGGGATCCTGCGGGGTGCAGAGATCCAGCTGTGCACCCCCTGTGCCGGGGGAGAGCCCCTCTCCTCGCCACACCCCTCATCCTcgcccccatcccatcccagacCCCTCATCCTCAGTCCCAGACCCCTCATCCCcgcccccatcccatcccagacCCCTCATCCTCACCCCCAGACCCCTCATCCTCACCCCCAGACCCCTCATCCTCACCCCCAGATGCCTCATCCTCACCCCCATCCTGTCCCAGATCCCTCATCCTCACCCCCAGACCCCTCATCCTCACCCCCATCCTGTCCCAGATCCCTCATCCTCACCCCCAGACCCCTCATCCTCACCCCCATCCTGTCCCAGACCCCTCATCCTCACCCCCAGACCCCTCATCCTCACCCCCATCCTGTCCCAGATCCCTCATCCTCACCCCCAGACCCCTCATCCTCACCCCCAGACCCCTCATCCTCACCCCCATCCTGTCCCAGATCCCTCATCCTCACCCCCAGACCCCTCATCCTCACCCCAATCTTGCCCCCAGGCCCCTCACTCCCAGACTCTCACCCTCACCCCCAGACCCCTCATCCTCACCCCAATCTTGCCCCCAGACCCCTCACCCCCAGACCCCTCACCCCACCCTGCCCCAGACCCACCTGAGCATCCCCTCCCCGAGCgggaggcacagcagggccagcgCCAGCCCCCACATGTCCCCGGTGGTGGCGGTGGCTCAGTGGCCGCTCCGGGACGGGGACaaggtgggaaggggcagagccgtgcccagctgcttcctccttcccccgGTGTCTGCTCCCACCCTTCTCTTCGTCACCACATCCACCCTGAATTCCCTCCTGACCCGGCTCTCGGGGCAGCGCCGCCGATACCGAGACCAAATACGGGACATCTGATAAAAAACAAAACGCGGTCGTTATCGCCGAGTTCAAGGCTTTTTATCCCGCcttcagcccagctccagctttccggaaaacaaaggcaaaaccaCACACCCTTCCTAGCAAATgggaattcctgctgctggcgtTCTGGGAATGAGCCGTGTTTGGGGTGCCCgcagccctgctggctgctTCCGTCCAAGTTTTTGGGGATGGAATGATGCTCGGAATCTTCAGAAGCTCGGGAAGTtccctcccccctcctccacaacccccccccccccccccccccccccccaagttTCCCTGCCTTGGCCTGGACAGATCCTGCAGGGAGCAAAGGGGAGAGCAAAGATCGGCCGGGCCGTGGTCAGCCTCTGCCTGTGGCCTCCTGCCACCGCCAGCCCGTTTCCAGCAGAAAGTTCCCATTCCAgagggatgaggatgaggatgaggatgaggatgaggatgaggatgaggatgaggaggatgaggatgaggatgaggaggaggaggaggaggaggaggaggaggaggaggaggaggaggatgaggatgaggaggaggaggaggatgaggaggaggatgaggaggatgaggaggatgaggaggatgaggaggatgaggaggatgaggatgaggaggaggaggaggaggaggaggaggaggaggaggaggaggaggatgaggaggatgaggaggaggatgaggatgaggaggaggaggaggaggatgaggaggaggaggaggatgaggaggatgaggatgatgaggaggatgaggatgatgaggatgatgaggaggatgaggagatgaggaggatgatgaggaggatgaggaggatgaggatgatgaggaggatgatgaggaggaggatgaggaggatgaggaggatgatgaggaggaggatgaggaggaggatgaggaggaggaggatgaggatgaggaggatgaggaggatgaggaggaggatgaggaggatgaggaggatgaggatgaggatgaggatgaggaggaggaggaggaggaggaggaggaggaggaggaggaggaggaggaggaggaggaggaggaggaggaggaggaggaggaggaggatgaggaggagaaatgcccttccctgctgcccgcGCCCACCCAATCTGTGTCTCAGCGCCCTCAGCCTGTGTCAATATTTCGACACCAAGCTTGGAGCGCTTCGTGTCCTTCCCCCGGGAAGCGACAGAGCTGTGAACGCACCTGAGAACGAGCCCCGGTGACAAAGAACTTCAAAGAAACGACCCTGGCTGCCGGGAAAGAGCGGGGTCACCCAACCTTCCCCCGCCCAGGGTGTTCCCCATCCCCTTCGGCCAATTCCTGATATTCCAGCGCAGTTTTCCCAGGCTGAACGGCCCCGCTCCAGGGTTGAGGGGTCATTCGAGTGTCGTGACTCACCTCACAGCCTCAGAGAAACCACAGGGCTCTGTCAAAccttttccagctgcaaggAAGGTCCGGGGCTTCCCCGCTGAGGTTTCCCGAGGGTTGCAGGTGGGCgctgcccatccctggggctTTATCCCAGGGCCTGGAGCTTATCCCAGCACTTACCTTGCTGGAGGAAGGGATTATGAGCCACGGAACCCCTCAGGCTGCTCCCAACAAACCCAGGAGCTCAGAGACCGTTTGGGATGTTGCGGTTTATTTGTTACAGGAGGCGGTGAGGACACACTGACACAGAAATCCCAAGGGATGGGGGCTCATGTGGGCATGGAAATGTCCCTGGGAACGCTGTGGCACTCCAGCTGtgttggcagagctgtgccgggccaggagaggggctggaattTGCTGCCTCGTCCCTCTAGGCTGACAGGGCGAAGCCCACGCGGTTGTTGGCCAGGTCGAAGATGGTGTAATATTCCTTGAGGAAAATGTCTCCCAGGATCCAGAGGGGCTGCCCGTCCAGGGAGGGCAGGTAGGTGACCTCGATGCCCAGGGTGCAGTAGCCTTTGCTCTGTAGGAGGGGAAGAACGGGGGGCCAGAGCCTCGAACGGGCACAGGGAGAGCATCACTGCCGGCAGGGAGCTCCAGGTTCCTCCCGGTGCCTCGGGAATTCAGCAGGATGGAGCCCCCAGGGAATTGTCAGGATGGAGCCCACAGGGAATTGTCAGGGTGGAGCCCACGGGGAATTCAGCAGGATGGAGCCCATGGGGAATTGTCAGGGTGGAGCCCTCAGGGAATTCAGCAGGATGGAGCCCATGGGGAATTGTCGGGGTGGAGCCCACAGGGAATTCAGTGGGATGGAGCCCACAGGGAATTCTCAGGGTGGAGCCCCCAGGGAATTCAGCAGGATGGAGCTCACAGGGAATTCTCAGGGTGGAGCCCACAGGGAATTCAGCAGGATGGAGCCCC
It encodes:
- the LOC125337855 gene encoding pepsin B-like, which codes for MWGLALALLCLPLGEGMLRIPLRRGRSVQEVMREKGLPEGFLNNLRGDPGRKYQLRGAVAYEPLLNHLDTFYFGEIGIGTPPQNFLVIFDTGSANLWVPSTYCQSPACGDHARFNHSLSSTFLGTDVSYTLSYGFGDVAVVLGCDTVTIQNIILRNQEFGLSLDEPSRPFYYLGFDGILGMAYPGVAISGFPTFLQNLLQQDQLSKPLFSFYFSHNPTYNYGGEVILGGVDLQLFSGEVLWAPVVQELYWKIGIEGFSIGLSVTGWCSRGCHGIVDTGTFLLTIPGQFLPALLQALGAEQSDYGFLVDCSSVPEMPTLYFAIGGAWLPLPPAAYVLQNDSICTVGVESTYVSSASGQPLWILGNLFLRQYYSIFDTANNRVGFAMAA